Proteins encoded in a region of the Pseudomonas sp. PDNC002 genome:
- a CDS encoding ATP-binding protein, whose translation MRPPVFQLSASRQNLLHLTLIRILVLAAQAGSVGLAYKAQLIQLPWLALGVTLGVSLVLCLGTALRLRGPWPVTELEYAVQLACDLIIHSVLLYYSGGSSNPFVSYYLVPLTIAAATLPWLYTIALAGLALASYTVLLVWFHPLEMAAGQRDNLLIYGMWLSFALAAALITFFVARMSESLRRQEQLQAQRREEGMRDQQLLAVATQAAGAAHELGTPLATMSVLLKELRQTNADQPMLQEDLALLQEQVKLCKDTLQHLVRAAEADRRQAVEEQGASEWVESVLRRWHLMRPEASYRYQTLGKGKPPRMIPPTDLSQALLNLLNNATDACPDDLDIRLDWDAGEICLSIRDQGAGVPLAIAEQLGKPFFTTKGKGFGLGLFLSQASVTRAGGTVKLYNHEDGGTLTELRLPRSYGVA comes from the coding sequence ATGCGCCCACCGGTTTTCCAGCTTTCCGCCAGTCGTCAGAACCTACTGCATCTGACGCTCATCCGTATCCTCGTTCTAGCCGCCCAGGCAGGTTCGGTCGGGCTCGCCTACAAGGCGCAGCTGATCCAGCTGCCCTGGCTCGCGCTCGGCGTAACCCTCGGTGTCTCCCTCGTGCTCTGCCTCGGCACGGCCCTGCGCCTGCGCGGCCCCTGGCCGGTGACCGAGCTGGAATACGCCGTGCAGCTCGCCTGCGACCTGATCATCCATAGCGTGCTGCTGTATTACTCCGGCGGATCGAGCAATCCCTTCGTCTCCTATTACCTGGTGCCGTTGACCATCGCCGCGGCGACCTTGCCATGGCTCTACACCATCGCCCTGGCCGGCCTCGCGCTGGCCAGCTACACGGTGCTGCTGGTGTGGTTCCACCCGCTGGAGATGGCCGCCGGGCAGCGCGACAACCTGCTGATCTACGGCATGTGGCTGAGCTTCGCACTGGCCGCCGCGCTGATCACCTTCTTCGTCGCCCGCATGTCCGAGTCGTTGCGCCGCCAGGAACAGCTCCAGGCCCAGCGCCGCGAGGAAGGCATGCGTGACCAGCAACTGCTGGCCGTGGCCACCCAGGCCGCCGGCGCCGCCCACGAGCTGGGTACGCCGCTGGCGACCATGAGCGTACTGCTCAAAGAATTGCGCCAGACCAATGCGGACCAGCCCATGTTGCAGGAAGATCTCGCCCTGCTGCAGGAGCAGGTGAAGCTGTGCAAGGACACTCTGCAGCACCTGGTGCGCGCCGCCGAGGCGGATCGTCGCCAGGCGGTGGAAGAGCAGGGGGCCAGCGAGTGGGTCGAGTCCGTCCTGCGCCGCTGGCACCTGATGCGTCCGGAGGCGAGCTATCGCTACCAGACGCTGGGCAAGGGCAAGCCGCCGCGGATGATCCCGCCGACTGACCTGAGCCAGGCGTTGCTCAACCTGCTGAACAATGCGACCGACGCTTGTCCGGACGACCTGGATATCCGTCTGGACTGGGATGCCGGGGAAATCTGCCTGAGCATCCGCGACCAGGGCGCGGGTGTACCGCTGGCGATTGCCGAGCAGCTCGGCAAACCGTTCTTTACCACCAAGGGCAAGGGTTTTGGCCTCGGGCTGTTCCTCAGCCAGGCCAGCGTGACCCGCGCGGGTGGCACGGTGAAGTTGTATAACCATGAAGATGGCGGCACTCTGACCGAGTTGCGTCTGCCCAGAAGCTATGGCGTGGCCTGA
- a CDS encoding Xaa-Pro peptidase family protein gives MTLGVGGASPDQALAKLQVMTAGARPIALEEYQQRIAQLQRLMQAREIAAVFVDAGSSLLYFTGLKWSPSERMVGALVPARGDVRYIAPAFEEGTVRDLQVLPGSICVWAEHESPFTLLVEMLSEIEVGGGARVGLSHSLPFGMAERLRQAAGRFQLVDAGALIEQCRRSKSSAELALMQRAKDMTLEVHKAAASILREGITTTEVVRFIEAAHRQVGAPGSTFCIVLFGEDSAFPHGVRQPRPLREGDMVLIDTGCQLYGYNSDITRSYVFGTPSARQRELWNLEKAAQQAAFDAAMPGAACEQVDAAARRCLEAGGLGPNYALPGLPHRTGHGIGLDIHEGPYLVRGDSTPLDVGMCFSNEPMICVPGEFGIRLEDHFYMTAGGPRWFTQPSHSVDDPFGLNA, from the coding sequence ATGACACTGGGTGTAGGGGGCGCAAGCCCCGATCAGGCGCTGGCGAAGTTGCAGGTCATGACGGCCGGCGCACGCCCTATCGCACTTGAGGAGTACCAGCAGCGGATCGCGCAGCTTCAGCGCCTGATGCAGGCCCGGGAAATCGCGGCGGTGTTCGTCGATGCCGGCAGCTCGCTGTTGTATTTCACCGGCCTGAAGTGGAGTCCGAGCGAACGGATGGTCGGCGCGCTGGTGCCCGCGCGCGGCGACGTGCGCTACATCGCTCCGGCGTTCGAGGAAGGCACGGTACGTGACTTGCAGGTGCTGCCCGGCAGTATCTGCGTGTGGGCCGAGCATGAAAGCCCGTTCACCCTGCTGGTCGAGATGCTGTCGGAAATCGAGGTCGGCGGCGGCGCACGGGTCGGCCTTTCCCACAGCCTGCCGTTCGGGATGGCGGAGCGTCTGCGCCAGGCGGCGGGCAGGTTCCAGCTGGTGGATGCCGGCGCCCTGATCGAACAGTGCCGGCGCAGCAAGTCATCGGCAGAGCTGGCGCTGATGCAGCGGGCGAAGGACATGACGCTGGAAGTTCACAAGGCCGCCGCGAGCATCCTGCGCGAAGGCATCACCACCACCGAGGTGGTTCGCTTCATCGAGGCGGCGCATCGTCAGGTCGGTGCGCCGGGTTCGACCTTCTGCATCGTGCTGTTTGGCGAGGACAGCGCCTTCCCCCATGGCGTGCGCCAGCCGCGCCCGCTGCGCGAAGGCGACATGGTGCTGATCGACACGGGTTGCCAGTTGTACGGCTACAACTCGGATATCACCCGCAGCTATGTGTTCGGCACGCCGAGCGCGCGCCAGCGTGAGCTGTGGAACCTGGAGAAGGCGGCGCAGCAGGCCGCGTTTGATGCCGCGATGCCCGGCGCCGCCTGCGAGCAGGTGGACGCCGCTGCACGGCGTTGCCTGGAGGCCGGTGGTCTCGGTCCGAACTATGCGTTGCCGGGGCTGCCGCATCGCACCGGTCACGGTATCGGCCTGGATATCCACGAAGGTCCGTATCTGGTGCGCGGTGACAGCACGCCGCTGGACGTCGGCATGTGCTTCAGCAACGAGCCGATGATCTGCGTGCCGGGGGAGTTCGGCATCCGTCTGGAGGATCACTTCTACATGACGGCAGGTGGGCCGCGCTGGTTCACCCAGCCGAGCCATTCGGTGGACGATCCGTTCGGCCTGAACGCCTGA
- a CDS encoding XRE family transcriptional regulator, whose translation MSADRIGERLRRFRRAAKKTLNQVAAESGLTASFLSQAERNLTGVSLSSLASIAKALDVPLNALFDSPQQIPPDSHQGERVRYTIEGQPLSYERLSSSFPGNQLNAVKVTVPVGYESELITHDGAEFAYVLSGRIAYDIDGHTYPLGPGDSVHFDSGKRHCLRNTGDSIAEMLTVTTLPLFGDHPAT comes from the coding sequence ATGTCCGCAGATCGCATCGGAGAACGCCTGCGCCGCTTCCGGCGTGCAGCGAAAAAGACCCTTAATCAGGTAGCCGCCGAGTCCGGCCTCACGGCCAGTTTCCTGTCCCAGGCCGAACGCAACCTGACCGGTGTCTCGCTGTCGTCCCTGGCCAGCATCGCCAAGGCCCTGGACGTCCCGCTCAATGCGCTCTTCGACTCGCCGCAGCAGATTCCGCCGGACTCCCACCAGGGCGAGCGCGTGCGCTACACCATCGAAGGCCAGCCGCTGAGCTACGAGCGCCTGTCCAGCAGCTTCCCCGGTAACCAGCTGAATGCAGTGAAAGTCACCGTTCCGGTGGGCTACGAATCGGAACTGATCACCCATGACGGTGCCGAGTTCGCCTATGTCCTCAGCGGACGCATCGCCTACGACATCGACGGCCACACCTATCCGCTGGGCCCCGGCGACTCCGTGCACTTCGACTCTGGCAAACGCCACTGCCTGCGCAACACCGGCGACAGCATCGCGGAAATGCTGACAGTCACCACGCTCCCGCTTTTCGGCGACCATCCCGCAACCTGA
- a CDS encoding ABC transporter substrate-binding protein has product MRKNAVIRSMIAAGLIASAPLAHAANNLVYCSEGSPAGFDPGQYTTGTDFDASAETVFNRLTQFERGGTQVIPGLAEKWDVSDDGKTYTFHLRSGVKFHTTDYFKPTREFNADDVLFTFNRMLDKNHPFRKAYQTEFPYFTDMGMDANIAKVEKVDDKTVKFTLNEVDAAFIQNLAMSFASIQSAEYADQLLKQGKASDINQKPIGTGPFVFNRYQKDAMIRFKANPDYWNKGEVKIDNLIFAINTDASVRMQKLKANECQITLFPRPADLEALKKDPNLNMPSQPGFNLGYIAYNVLHKPFDKLEVREALDMAVNKKAIIDAVYQGAGQLAVNGMPPTQWSYDDTIKDAGYNPEKAKELLKKAGVAEGTEITLWAMPVQRPYNPNAKLMAEMLQSDWAKVGIKAKIVTYEWGEYIKRAKGGEHDAMLIGWSGDNGDPDNWLGTLYGCDAVDGNNFSKWCDPAYDKLIKDAKRTPDQAKRTELYKQAQHILKEQVPITPIAHSTVYQPMRKSVQDFKISPFALNSFYGVSVGK; this is encoded by the coding sequence ATGCGTAAGAACGCCGTCATCCGCTCCATGATTGCCGCTGGGCTGATCGCCAGCGCCCCGCTCGCCCACGCCGCCAACAACCTGGTCTACTGCTCCGAAGGCAGCCCCGCGGGCTTCGACCCCGGCCAGTACACCACCGGCACCGACTTCGATGCCTCGGCGGAAACCGTGTTCAACCGCCTCACCCAGTTCGAGCGCGGCGGCACCCAGGTCATCCCGGGCCTGGCGGAAAAGTGGGACGTTTCCGATGACGGCAAGACCTATACCTTCCATCTGCGTTCCGGCGTGAAGTTCCACACCACCGACTACTTCAAGCCCACCCGCGAATTCAACGCCGACGACGTGCTGTTCACCTTCAACCGCATGCTCGACAAGAACCATCCGTTCCGTAAGGCGTACCAGACCGAATTCCCCTACTTCACCGACATGGGCATGGACGCGAACATCGCCAAGGTGGAGAAGGTCGACGACAAGACCGTCAAGTTCACCCTCAACGAAGTCGACGCCGCGTTCATCCAGAACCTGGCCATGAGCTTCGCCTCGATCCAGTCCGCCGAGTACGCCGACCAGTTGCTCAAGCAGGGCAAGGCCAGCGACATCAACCAGAAGCCCATCGGCACCGGTCCGTTCGTTTTCAATCGCTACCAGAAGGACGCGATGATCCGCTTCAAGGCCAACCCGGACTACTGGAACAAGGGCGAGGTGAAGATCGACAACCTGATCTTCGCCATCAACACCGACGCCTCGGTGCGCATGCAGAAGCTCAAGGCCAACGAGTGCCAGATCACCCTCTTCCCGCGCCCGGCCGACCTGGAAGCGCTGAAGAAAGACCCGAACCTGAACATGCCGTCGCAGCCGGGCTTCAACCTCGGCTACATCGCGTACAACGTCCTGCACAAGCCGTTCGACAAGCTCGAAGTGCGCGAGGCGCTGGACATGGCGGTGAACAAGAAGGCGATCATCGACGCCGTCTACCAGGGCGCCGGCCAGCTCGCCGTGAATGGCATGCCGCCGACCCAGTGGTCCTACGACGACACCATCAAGGACGCCGGCTACAACCCGGAGAAAGCCAAGGAACTGCTGAAGAAGGCCGGCGTCGCCGAAGGCACCGAGATCACCCTGTGGGCCATGCCGGTGCAGCGCCCGTATAACCCCAACGCCAAGCTGATGGCCGAGATGCTGCAGTCCGACTGGGCCAAGGTCGGCATCAAGGCGAAGATCGTCACCTATGAGTGGGGCGAGTACATCAAGCGCGCCAAGGGCGGCGAGCACGATGCCATGCTGATCGGCTGGAGCGGCGACAACGGTGACCCGGACAACTGGCTGGGCACCCTCTACGGCTGCGACGCCGTGGACGGCAACAACTTCTCCAAATGGTGCGACCCGGCGTACGACAAGCTGATCAAGGATGCCAAGCGCACCCCGGACCAGGCCAAGCGTACCGAGCTGTACAAGCAGGCCCAGCACATCCTCAAGGAGCAGGTGCCGATCACGCCGATCGCCCACTCCACCGTGTACCAACCGATGCGTAAATCGGTGCAGGACTTCAAGATCAGTCCATTCGCGCTGAACTCCTTCTACGGCGTCAGCGTAGGCAAGTAA
- a CDS encoding SIMPL domain-containing protein (The SIMPL domain is named for its presence in mouse protein SIMPL (signalling molecule that associates with mouse pelle-like kinase). Bacterial member BP26, from Brucella, was shown to assemble into a channel-like structure, while YggE from E. coli has been associated with resistance to oxidative stress.) — protein sequence MSVLKKPFTAIAAAIALCATSLGALADEPRYNQVSLRAEVSQEVAHDLMHVTLFTEGQATDPAKLAGETTTTLNAAVEQARKVKGITVSLGSRNSYPVYDDKGQKITAWRERAQVRLESTDFAALSQLTADLLGKLKMGSMDFSIADATRAKNEDAMMKGAVDAFKARAQVLTDALGGKGYKLVSLNLNTSGAPRPMPVMRMAAMKADSYGGAPAQEIEAGTSQVTVSADGTIEVQMP from the coding sequence ATGTCTGTACTGAAGAAACCCTTCACCGCCATCGCCGCCGCCATCGCCCTGTGCGCCACCAGCCTGGGTGCGCTGGCAGACGAGCCTCGCTACAACCAGGTCTCGCTGCGCGCCGAAGTCAGCCAGGAGGTCGCCCACGATCTGATGCACGTGACCCTGTTCACCGAAGGGCAAGCCACCGACCCGGCCAAGCTCGCCGGCGAGACCACCACCACGCTGAATGCCGCCGTCGAGCAGGCACGCAAGGTCAAGGGCATCACCGTCAGCCTGGGCAGCCGCAACAGCTACCCGGTGTATGACGACAAAGGCCAGAAGATCACCGCCTGGCGCGAACGCGCGCAAGTGCGTCTGGAAAGCACCGACTTCGCCGCGCTCTCCCAGCTCACCGCCGACCTGCTGGGCAAGCTGAAGATGGGCAGCATGGACTTCAGCATCGCCGACGCCACCCGCGCGAAGAACGAGGATGCAATGATGAAAGGCGCCGTGGACGCCTTCAAGGCACGCGCCCAGGTCCTCACCGATGCCCTCGGCGGCAAGGGTTACAAGCTGGTCAGCCTGAACCTGAATACCTCCGGCGCGCCGCGCCCGATGCCGGTGATGCGCATGGCGGCGATGAAGGCCGATAGCTACGGCGGCGCCCCGGCGCAGGAGATCGAGGCCGGCACCAGCCAGGTCACCGTCAGCGCCGACGGTACCATCGAGGTGCAGATGCCGTAA
- a CDS encoding ABC transporter substrate-binding protein: protein MLGLLGCAPAFGQSLVVCTEASPEGFDITQYTAATTADASAETVFERLVQFAAGSTRVVPALAESWEISDDGLQYTFTLRQGVKFHSTDYFTPTREFNADDVLWSFQRQLDPQHPWNKLAPRGFPYAEAMGLPSLISAVEKLDDHHVRFTLKHPEAPFLADLAMGFASLYSAEYGDLLLAAGKAEQLNNLPIGTGPFVFQRYQKDAQVRFIANPDYWGGKPKIERLLLAITPDPNVRIQKVKAGDCQIAVYPKPTDVPALRQDPKLKIEELDSLLVAYVGINTRHKPLDDVRVRQAINLAFDRNAYLRAQFGEGAATLAVAPYPPTLWGSDPQLKIWPHDPARAKQLLEEAGIKPGLKLSIWTRPGGGPTNPNPGIGAQMLQNDLGQIGIQADIRVFEWGELIKRAKQGEHDLIFMGWAGDNGDPDNFLTPNLSCAAAKSGENQAGWCNAEFDELLRQARAITDQDTRAGLYRQALAIYQREAPWIALAYPKQFAVVRPGVSGFTLSPLGSNNFSRVEVKP, encoded by the coding sequence CTGCTCGGCCTGCTCGGCTGCGCGCCGGCGTTCGGCCAATCCCTGGTGGTCTGTACCGAGGCCAGCCCGGAAGGCTTCGACATCACCCAGTACACCGCCGCCACCACCGCCGACGCCTCCGCCGAGACGGTGTTCGAGCGCCTGGTCCAGTTCGCCGCCGGCAGCACCCGCGTGGTGCCCGCCCTGGCCGAAAGCTGGGAGATCAGCGACGACGGCCTGCAGTACACCTTCACCCTGCGCCAGGGTGTGAAATTCCACAGCACCGACTACTTCACCCCGACCCGCGAATTCAACGCCGATGACGTGCTCTGGAGCTTCCAGCGCCAGCTCGACCCGCAGCATCCGTGGAACAAGCTCGCGCCCCGCGGCTTTCCCTATGCCGAAGCGATGGGCCTGCCCAGCCTGATCAGCGCGGTGGAAAAACTCGACGACCACCATGTGCGCTTCACCCTGAAACATCCCGAGGCGCCCTTCCTCGCCGACCTGGCGATGGGCTTCGCCTCCCTCTATTCCGCCGAGTACGGCGACCTGCTGCTGGCCGCCGGCAAGGCCGAGCAACTGAACAACCTGCCCATCGGCACCGGGCCCTTTGTCTTCCAGCGCTACCAGAAGGACGCCCAGGTCCGATTCATCGCCAATCCGGACTACTGGGGCGGCAAGCCGAAGATCGAGCGCCTGCTGTTGGCGATCACCCCGGATCCGAACGTGCGCATTCAGAAGGTCAAGGCCGGCGACTGCCAGATCGCCGTCTACCCAAAGCCCACCGACGTGCCCGCTCTACGCCAGGATCCGAAGCTGAAGATCGAGGAACTGGACTCCCTGCTGGTCGCGTATGTCGGCATCAATACGCGCCACAAGCCACTGGACGACGTGCGCGTGCGCCAGGCGATCAACCTCGCCTTCGACCGCAACGCCTACCTGCGCGCCCAGTTCGGCGAAGGTGCCGCAACCCTGGCCGTGGCGCCGTACCCGCCGACGCTGTGGGGTTCCGATCCGCAGCTCAAGATCTGGCCCCATGATCCGGCGCGGGCGAAACAACTGCTGGAGGAAGCCGGCATCAAACCCGGCCTCAAGCTGTCGATCTGGACGCGGCCGGGCGGCGGGCCGACCAATCCCAACCCCGGCATCGGCGCGCAGATGCTGCAGAACGACCTAGGGCAGATCGGCATCCAGGCAGACATCCGCGTGTTCGAATGGGGCGAGCTGATCAAGCGCGCCAAGCAGGGCGAGCACGACCTGATCTTCATGGGCTGGGCCGGCGACAATGGCGATCCGGACAACTTCCTCACGCCGAACCTGTCCTGCGCCGCCGCCAAGAGCGGCGAGAACCAGGCCGGCTGGTGCAATGCGGAGTTCGACGAACTGCTGCGCCAGGCCCGCGCCATCACCGACCAGGACACCCGCGCCGGGCTGTACCGCCAGGCGCTGGCGATCTACCAGCGCGAGGCGCCGTGGATCGCCCTGGCCTATCCGAAACAGTTCGCGGTGGTGCGTCCCGGGGTGAGTGGATTCACCCTGAGCCCGCTGGGTTCGAACAACTTTTCGCGCGTTGAAGTCAAGCCCTGA
- a CDS encoding response regulator transcription factor, translated as MSEEILFEGEEQPHLLLVDDDATFTRVMARAMTRRGLRVSVAGSAEEGLAMAKEDLPDYAVLDLKMDGDSGLVLLPKLLELDAEMRVVILTGYSSIATAVEAIKRGATNYLCKPADADDVLTALLSQHANLDTLVPENPMSVDRLQWEHIQRVLAEHDGNISATARALGMHRRTLQRKLQKRPVRR; from the coding sequence ATGAGCGAAGAGATCCTGTTCGAAGGCGAAGAGCAGCCCCACCTGCTGCTGGTGGACGATGACGCCACCTTTACCCGCGTCATGGCCCGCGCCATGACCCGTCGCGGGTTGCGGGTGTCGGTCGCCGGCTCCGCCGAGGAAGGCCTGGCCATGGCCAAGGAAGATCTGCCCGATTACGCCGTACTCGACCTGAAGATGGACGGCGACTCCGGCCTGGTGCTGCTGCCCAAGCTGCTCGAACTCGATGCCGAGATGCGCGTGGTGATCCTCACCGGCTACTCCAGCATCGCCACCGCGGTGGAGGCCATCAAGCGTGGCGCCACCAACTACCTGTGCAAACCCGCCGATGCCGACGACGTGCTGACGGCGCTGCTGTCACAGCATGCCAACCTGGATACCCTGGTGCCGGAAAACCCCATGTCGGTGGATCGCCTGCAGTGGGAACATATCCAGCGCGTGCTTGCCGAACATGACGGCAACATCTCCGCGACCGCTCGAGCGCTGGGCATGCACCGGCGCACATTGCAACGTAAGCTGCAGAAGCGCCCGGTGAGGCGTTAA
- a CDS encoding ABC transporter ATP-binding protein/permease, translating into MTDSAEYRAANDAVRSRFFHRVWQLTAPYWRSEEKGMAWLLLIVVIALSLVGVALNVWLNSWYRDFYNALQNKDLKSFVHLMLMFSGIAAVFILTAVYRLYLTQMLTIRWRRWLTERHFGAWLQHKNYFRMEQGGHTDNPDQRLTDDLKSFTTTTLGLSLGLLSNVVSLVSFSVILWGVSGSIEIFGVTIPGYMFWAALVYALVGSWLTHLIARRLIGLNNRQQRYEADLRFGLVRVRENAESIALYNGEANENDRLMARFRNVWGNFWELMKVQKRLTFFSAGYGQIATVFPFIVAAPRYFAGQIQLGELMQINSAFGNVQSAMSWFIDAYAELASWRATCDRLLSFRAAMAETSQESANIDVRKSGDSLHLQDLALSLGNGRELLAATSLTVNAGEHVLIGGPSGSGKSTLLRAMSGLWRYGSGVVQMPQARSLFVPQKPYLPIGTLAEALCYPDPGNSHDAERLKHVLQLCRLDSLVPRLDEADHWQRVLSPGEQQRLAIARALLYAPQWLFLDEATSALDETDEAALYQVLLEQLPDTTLVSIGHRTSLKRFHPRQLRLEEHHLQEIEAVLPA; encoded by the coding sequence ATGACCGACAGCGCCGAATACCGGGCCGCGAACGATGCCGTTCGCAGCCGCTTCTTCCACCGAGTCTGGCAACTCACCGCGCCCTACTGGCGCAGCGAAGAAAAGGGCATGGCCTGGCTGCTGCTGATCGTGGTGATCGCCCTGTCGCTGGTGGGTGTTGCCCTGAACGTTTGGCTCAACAGCTGGTACCGGGACTTTTACAACGCCCTGCAGAACAAGGACCTGAAGAGCTTCGTCCATCTAATGCTGATGTTCAGCGGCATCGCCGCGGTGTTCATCCTGACGGCCGTGTACCGGCTTTATCTGACTCAGATGCTGACAATCCGCTGGCGTCGCTGGCTGACCGAACGGCACTTCGGCGCATGGCTGCAACACAAGAACTACTTCCGCATGGAGCAGGGCGGCCATACCGATAACCCTGACCAACGCCTGACCGACGACCTGAAGAGTTTTACCACCACGACCCTCGGCCTGAGCCTTGGCCTGTTGAGCAACGTGGTCAGCCTGGTGTCCTTTTCGGTGATTCTCTGGGGCGTTTCCGGCAGCATCGAGATATTTGGCGTCACTATCCCCGGCTACATGTTCTGGGCTGCTCTGGTCTACGCCTTGGTCGGCAGTTGGCTGACCCACCTGATCGCCCGCCGCCTGATCGGTTTGAATAACCGCCAGCAGCGTTACGAGGCGGACCTGCGTTTCGGCCTGGTGCGGGTGCGCGAGAACGCCGAGAGCATCGCGCTGTACAACGGCGAGGCGAACGAAAACGACAGGCTGATGGCGCGCTTCCGCAATGTCTGGGGCAATTTCTGGGAACTGATGAAAGTGCAGAAGCGCTTGACCTTCTTTTCCGCGGGATACGGTCAGATCGCCACGGTCTTTCCCTTCATCGTCGCTGCGCCTCGCTACTTTGCCGGGCAGATCCAACTGGGCGAACTCATGCAGATCAACTCGGCATTCGGCAACGTACAGTCGGCGATGAGCTGGTTCATCGACGCCTACGCCGAACTCGCCAGCTGGCGCGCCACCTGTGATCGTCTGCTGAGCTTCCGCGCGGCCATGGCCGAGACCTCCCAGGAGTCGGCCAACATCGACGTGCGCAAGAGCGGCGACAGCCTGCACCTGCAGGACCTTGCCCTCAGCCTGGGGAATGGTCGTGAGCTGCTGGCGGCCACCAGCCTGACGGTGAACGCTGGCGAACACGTGCTGATCGGCGGCCCGTCCGGCAGTGGCAAGAGCACGCTGTTGCGCGCCATGAGCGGCCTGTGGCGCTACGGTAGCGGCGTGGTGCAGATGCCCCAGGCGCGCAGCCTGTTCGTCCCGCAGAAGCCCTACCTGCCCATCGGTACCCTGGCGGAAGCGCTCTGCTATCCCGACCCAGGCAACAGCCACGATGCTGAGCGCCTGAAGCACGTGTTGCAGCTATGTCGCCTGGATTCGCTGGTACCGCGCCTGGACGAGGCCGATCACTGGCAACGGGTTCTCTCGCCGGGCGAACAGCAGCGGCTGGCCATTGCCCGCGCGCTGCTCTATGCACCGCAGTGGCTGTTCCTCGATGAGGCAACCTCCGCGCTGGACGAGACCGATGAGGCCGCGCTCTATCAGGTGCTGCTGGAGCAACTGCCCGACACCACCCTCGTCAGCATCGGCCACCGCACCAGCCTGAAACGCTTCCACCCGCGCCAGTTGCGTCTGGAAGAGCATCATTTGCAGGAGATCGAAGCCGTTTTGCCGGCGTAG
- a CDS encoding M23 family metallopeptidase yields MKSLSPSRQALTRSDLRLVDPRRLVLAAVCVSLLLAALAFAGGVWIGRWQTAPAVQPPEAQADATAADDSEERFTAERVGELAGRLQVLEKDAEYLLKAVDSQQEITRKVSQVDPALIPKARPAHSDGEGGILLPPRGCSGTPARDLLQSEQSIVCLRRVFDQLMDQVARRNADFMAIPARRPLEQARLGSPFGNRVDPFNRRLAFHSGQDFSAPVGTPIHAAAGGRVITAGPHTSYGNLVEIDHGNGLVTRYAHASKIFVKVGDVVLPEQKIAAVGSTGRSTGAHLHFEVLLKGEFVDPQNFLSLGGMEIDSDGMASD; encoded by the coding sequence ATGAAGTCCCTTTCACCGTCACGGCAAGCACTGACTCGCTCGGACCTGCGCCTGGTCGACCCCCGTCGACTCGTGCTCGCTGCCGTCTGCGTGTCGCTGCTGCTGGCCGCTCTGGCGTTCGCCGGCGGTGTGTGGATCGGTCGCTGGCAGACTGCTCCCGCCGTGCAGCCGCCGGAGGCACAAGCCGATGCCACCGCTGCCGATGACTCGGAGGAGCGCTTCACCGCAGAGCGCGTAGGAGAGCTGGCCGGCCGCCTGCAGGTCCTGGAAAAGGACGCGGAATATCTGCTCAAGGCGGTGGACAGCCAGCAGGAGATTACCCGCAAGGTCAGCCAGGTCGATCCCGCGCTGATTCCCAAGGCCAGGCCCGCACACTCCGATGGAGAGGGCGGGATACTGCTGCCGCCGCGCGGATGCAGCGGCACGCCGGCCCGCGACCTGCTGCAGAGCGAGCAATCCATCGTCTGTTTGCGCCGCGTCTTCGATCAACTGATGGATCAGGTCGCCCGGCGCAATGCCGATTTCATGGCAATCCCCGCGCGCCGTCCGCTGGAACAGGCACGGCTGGGTTCGCCGTTCGGCAATCGTGTCGATCCGTTCAATCGCCGCCTGGCGTTCCACTCCGGTCAGGATTTTTCCGCACCGGTCGGCACGCCGATCCATGCGGCGGCGGGCGGTCGGGTCATCACAGCCGGCCCGCATACGTCGTACGGCAACCTGGTCGAGATCGACCACGGCAATGGGCTGGTCACGCGGTATGCCCATGCCTCGAAAATCTTCGTGAAGGTCGGCGACGTCGTATTGCCCGAGCAGAAGATCGCCGCCGTCGGCTCCACGGGGCGCTCCACCGGGGCGCACCTGCATTTCGAAGTGTTGCTCAAGGGGGAGTTCGTCGATCCGCAGAACTTCCTTTCGCTGGGCGGGATGGAAATAGACAGCGATGGCATGGCTTCGGACTAG